In Aegilops tauschii subsp. strangulata cultivar AL8/78 chromosome 3, Aet v6.0, whole genome shotgun sequence, one genomic interval encodes:
- the LOC109770633 gene encoding uncharacterized protein — translation MAPKKTPKGKSGFFGVRQKPSGNWGVEFSDAGRCWWIGTYPSAHEAARAYDVAVWRVERPRSHLNFPKIKSRAEAEMLVPQGINMKEITTKKKKTKKPSVVVSAGETDEEAMARFAREHPEYVQAEMEYYWKREAEQKKKGPKKEDETGPSTVIPIESSSEEDWADFSEEEEEEEEEEGCDDPTKEEFWKQFRSSDEE, via the coding sequence ATGGCGCCGAAGAAGACGCCGAAGGGCAAGTCGGGCTTCTTCGGCGTGAGGCAGAAGCCCTCCGGCAACTGGGGTGTGGAGTTCTCCGACGCCGGAAGGTGTTGGTGGATCGGCACGTACCCCTCCGCCCACGAGGCCGCGCGTGCCTACGACGTGGCGGTGTGGCGTGTCGAGAGGCCTCGGTCGCACCTCAACTTTCCAAAGATCAAGAGTCGGGCGGAAGCGGAGATGCTTGTGCCGCAGGGCATCAACATGAAGGAGAtcacgacgaagaagaagaagacgaagaagccGTCGGTTGTCGTCAGTGCTGGCGAGACCGATGAGGAGGCGATGGCGAGGTTTGCTCGGGAGCATCCGGAGTACGTCCAGGCCGAGATGGAGTACTACTGGAAGCGTGAGGCGGAGCAGAAGAAGAAAGGGCCGAAGAAGGAGGATGAGACCGGTCCCTCGACGGTGATCCCCATCGAGTCCTCTTCCGAGGAGGACTGGGCAGACTTctcggaggaagaggaggaggaggaggaggaggaggggtgcGACGACCCGACGAAGGAGGAGTTCTGGAagcagttccgtagctccgatgaGGAGTAG